A section of the Posidoniimonas corsicana genome encodes:
- a CDS encoding TadE/TadG family type IV pilus assembly protein: MIKKQPAANRRGAVVVEFAIIAPVFFMVIFAMFEFSRLNVLRHTADNAAYEAARLAIVPGATAADAENEANRILRIVGARDAVVTVTPAVIDRSTTEVTVEVAVPLNTNGLVTPRFTRGRTLQSRSTLRTERVSTR, from the coding sequence ATGATCAAGAAGCAACCAGCCGCTAATCGCCGCGGCGCCGTGGTCGTCGAGTTCGCGATCATCGCGCCGGTGTTCTTCATGGTGATCTTTGCGATGTTCGAGTTCAGCCGCCTGAACGTGCTGCGGCACACGGCCGACAACGCCGCGTACGAGGCGGCGCGGCTGGCGATCGTGCCGGGCGCGACCGCCGCGGACGCCGAGAACGAGGCCAACCGGATCCTGCGGATCGTCGGCGCCCGTGACGCGGTGGTCACGGTCACGCCGGCGGTGATCGACCGGAGCACCACCGAGGTGACCGTCGAGGTCGCCGTGCCGCTAAACACCAACGGCCTGGTGACGCCCCGGTTCACTCGGGGCCGCACGCTGCAGAGCCGTTCGACGCTCCGCACCGAACGGGTGTCGACGCGCTAG
- a CDS encoding outer membrane protein assembly factor BamB family protein: MHRIAWGCLALIAAAAQPAVGADASASSAAQPFSLVVMDPLAAPLSCPCVEGYAQRKYEVLGEHLEKTLGRPVTVTFAESLAGALKKEGCDHADLIIGKDSVVRSDAAKAGYGLTVLGRLTDKQGDSEQTGLVVVRSQDQAQTVGDLKGYRVLFGPPECDEKFAAPRELLTKAGVKIADAKQAEITSACSDGACKIIEWGDAEQAAAVISSYAAPLLEGCGTIKKGDLRVVGKTEAVPFITAFVTDRVDEPQAAAVQHALLTVAEDPQLLIALESMLGFIEPDEDYLKQHSRNAPQPKKQAEPKPNKQAWNDFLGPTRDGRVAWLPESLAEQPTVLWRQPLLRPGMGGVAATDEHVVIGDRDASNNLDVWRCYSARDGTPLWTIEYPALGALDYDNLPRATPVIHERRVFLFGAFGDLVCADLDTGEQLWETNIRFDFGVIDEQVWGTCSTPLLVDGLLIVSPGAADASLVALDAESGTPVWQAPGGPHAYASPVLATLGGVRQVVAFDKTSVGGFDPATGQRLWTLTPPTPGDFNVPTPVVVGGRLLLVSENNGARLHGFDDQGRIVEQPVAIYRKLKPDMSTPTVAEGRVLCVKDQLYCLDARTLEPIWQGGRRQFPGYAPVLATDRRALTFAKGGELLLVDAQADDFTILGRSRPFEAAANTTLYGCPALVGGRLYLRGPNELVCIDLADRSDESTARVSRVD; this comes from the coding sequence ATGCACCGGATTGCTTGGGGCTGCTTGGCGTTGATCGCCGCGGCGGCGCAGCCCGCCGTTGGCGCCGACGCGTCGGCGTCGTCCGCGGCCCAGCCGTTCTCGCTGGTGGTGATGGACCCGCTCGCCGCGCCGCTCTCCTGCCCGTGCGTCGAGGGCTACGCGCAGCGGAAGTACGAGGTGCTGGGCGAGCACCTGGAGAAGACGCTCGGCCGGCCGGTGACGGTCACCTTCGCCGAGTCGCTGGCCGGCGCCCTGAAGAAGGAGGGCTGCGACCACGCGGACCTGATCATCGGCAAGGATTCGGTGGTCCGGTCGGACGCGGCCAAGGCGGGCTACGGGCTGACCGTGCTGGGGCGACTGACCGACAAGCAGGGCGACTCCGAGCAGACCGGGCTGGTGGTGGTGCGCAGCCAGGACCAGGCCCAAACCGTGGGCGACCTTAAGGGTTACCGCGTGCTGTTCGGCCCGCCCGAGTGCGACGAGAAGTTCGCCGCGCCGCGCGAGCTGCTCACTAAGGCAGGCGTGAAGATCGCCGACGCCAAGCAGGCCGAGATCACCAGCGCGTGCAGCGACGGCGCGTGCAAGATCATCGAGTGGGGCGACGCCGAGCAGGCGGCCGCGGTGATCTCCAGCTACGCCGCGCCGCTGCTAGAGGGTTGCGGCACCATCAAGAAGGGCGACCTGCGAGTGGTCGGCAAGACCGAAGCGGTTCCGTTCATCACCGCGTTCGTCACCGACCGCGTCGACGAGCCACAGGCCGCGGCGGTGCAGCACGCGCTGCTGACGGTCGCCGAGGACCCGCAGCTGCTGATCGCGCTGGAGTCGATGCTCGGCTTCATCGAACCCGACGAAGACTACCTGAAGCAGCACAGCCGCAACGCGCCGCAACCTAAGAAGCAGGCCGAACCCAAGCCGAACAAGCAGGCGTGGAACGACTTCCTCGGCCCCACCCGCGACGGGCGCGTCGCCTGGTTGCCGGAGTCGCTCGCCGAGCAGCCCACGGTGCTCTGGCGGCAGCCGCTGCTGCGGCCCGGCATGGGGGGCGTGGCCGCGACTGATGAGCACGTCGTGATCGGCGACCGCGACGCGTCGAACAACCTGGACGTTTGGCGATGCTACTCCGCCCGCGACGGCACCCCGCTGTGGACCATCGAGTACCCGGCGCTGGGCGCGCTGGACTACGACAACCTCCCCCGCGCGACGCCGGTCATCCACGAGCGTCGCGTTTTTTTGTTTGGGGCCTTCGGTGACCTGGTCTGCGCCGACCTCGACACCGGCGAGCAGCTGTGGGAGACCAACATCCGCTTCGACTTTGGCGTCATCGACGAGCAGGTGTGGGGGACGTGCTCCACGCCGCTGCTGGTTGACGGGCTGCTGATTGTGAGTCCGGGTGCGGCGGACGCGTCGCTCGTCGCGCTGGACGCCGAGTCGGGAACGCCGGTCTGGCAGGCGCCGGGCGGGCCGCACGCATACGCCTCGCCCGTGCTGGCCACGCTAGGCGGCGTGCGGCAGGTTGTGGCGTTCGACAAGACGTCGGTCGGCGGTTTCGACCCGGCCACCGGCCAGCGGCTGTGGACGCTGACGCCGCCCACCCCGGGCGACTTCAACGTCCCTACGCCGGTGGTGGTGGGCGGCAGGCTGTTGCTGGTGAGCGAGAACAACGGCGCCCGGCTGCACGGGTTCGATGACCAGGGCCGCATTGTCGAGCAGCCGGTTGCCATCTACCGCAAGCTGAAGCCCGACATGAGCACGCCGACCGTCGCGGAAGGCCGCGTGCTGTGCGTGAAGGACCAGCTCTACTGCCTCGACGCCCGCACGCTGGAGCCCATCTGGCAGGGGGGCCGCCGGCAGTTTCCCGGCTACGCGCCGGTGCTGGCCACCGACCGCCGCGCGCTGACCTTCGCCAAGGGCGGGGAACTGCTGCTGGTCGACGCCCAGGCAGATGACTTCACCATCTTAGGCCGCAGCCGGCCC